A single window of Actinoallomurus bryophytorum DNA harbors:
- a CDS encoding glycosyltransferase codes for MAGRVVIFAGGSRGDIQPCSALGRALADRGHTVRLIASGVYAPLAAGLEFAPLSVDPAHVLQTEEGQAWLAGGRNPLRFVTGFKRILGPIVERILAETLDACAGADLILYPTLGFVGHHIAEHLGIAEALIHFQPSRTTRAFPHPLMRHAFGANRLSFGAVDQLGWQLLRPFVNPWRRDVLGLPKLPLRGPMHRVRDVTVLCCFSEVVVPRPADWPSNVHLTGYWFLDEPAWTPSTALTEFLAAGPPPVYVGFGSMVPRDPEETFQVVRSALRRAGLRGVLTGGACRETGRLTASAASAATADDALFLVEDVPHSWLFPRVAAVVHHGGAGTTAAGLRAGTPTVVCPFFGDQLFWGERVAALGAGPPPLPVKGLDASTLAARVSAGVGDPGIRTRAAAAGRRIRAEDGIGRACAILEPMT; via the coding sequence ATGGCCGGACGTGTAGTGATCTTCGCAGGTGGGTCCCGTGGCGACATCCAGCCCTGCTCGGCGCTGGGGCGGGCGCTCGCGGACCGTGGGCACACGGTACGGCTGATCGCCAGTGGTGTGTACGCTCCGCTCGCCGCCGGACTGGAGTTCGCGCCGCTGTCCGTCGACCCGGCGCACGTCCTGCAGACCGAGGAGGGCCAGGCGTGGCTGGCGGGCGGGCGGAACCCGCTCCGGTTCGTCACCGGGTTCAAGAGGATCCTCGGGCCGATCGTGGAGCGCATCCTCGCCGAGACCCTGGACGCCTGCGCCGGTGCCGACCTGATCCTCTATCCGACACTGGGGTTCGTCGGGCACCACATCGCCGAGCATCTGGGCATCGCCGAGGCCCTGATCCACTTTCAGCCCAGCCGGACGACGCGTGCCTTCCCGCATCCCCTCATGCGGCACGCGTTCGGTGCCAACCGGCTGAGCTTCGGCGCCGTCGACCAGCTCGGCTGGCAGCTGCTGCGGCCGTTCGTGAACCCCTGGCGGCGCGACGTGCTCGGCCTGCCGAAACTGCCGCTGCGGGGGCCCATGCACCGCGTACGCGATGTGACCGTGCTCTGCTGTTTCAGCGAGGTGGTGGTTCCGCGGCCCGCGGACTGGCCGTCGAACGTGCATCTGACCGGCTACTGGTTCCTCGACGAGCCGGCCTGGACGCCGAGCACCGCCCTCACGGAGTTCCTGGCCGCCGGTCCGCCGCCCGTCTACGTCGGGTTCGGCAGCATGGTGCCGCGCGACCCGGAGGAGACGTTCCAGGTCGTACGCTCCGCGCTGCGCCGGGCGGGCCTGCGCGGCGTGTTGACCGGCGGCGCGTGCCGTGAGACCGGGAGGCTCACGGCCTCGGCGGCCTCGGCGGCCACGGCGGACGACGCGCTCTTCCTCGTCGAGGACGTGCCGCACTCGTGGCTGTTCCCGCGTGTGGCCGCGGTCGTCCACCACGGCGGCGCCGGCACCACGGCCGCCGGCCTGCGGGCGGGGACACCGACCGTCGTGTGCCCGTTCTTCGGCGACCAGTTGTTCTGGGGCGAGCGGGTCGCCGCCCTCGGCGCGGGACCGCCTCCGCTTCCCGTCAAGGGACTCGACGCCTCCACCCTCGCCGCACGCGTGTCGGCCGGGGTGGGAGACCCGGGCATCCGTACGCGCGCGGCCGCGGCCGGCCGCCGGATACGTGCCGAGGACGGCATCGGCCGCGCCTGCGCGATCCTGGAGCCCATGACGTGA
- a CDS encoding ABC transporter substrate-binding protein, with protein sequence MARRFRYGAFGVAVLAAVSAAACTGPASDSGTGGGGGKSAINVYLYQEPAGIFSPLAPSSGPDNQVMSMLDQSLLAVDPDYRLQPQLAQSFEVSPDAKTFTFHLRPGLKWSDGQPLTAQDVLFTYRLLADPKSTSATAGSYAAVEGVSDFVKGKAKTISGFSAPDDNTFVIKAAKPDIGLLAQVGIAYVAPKHILGDVPVAQVAKNAYFRAPTVTSGPYKFVEYKTNQYVHVTASPTYRSPAKIKDVYLKPMTSDVATAQLGNGGMDIASFSPADLSTVKGFGDIAVQEKAGAGFVRIALNQTKSYFKDVRVRQAFLYAVDRKTLVDKVLAGKATVQNSDFFGANTPQGINEYGYDPAKAKSLLAAAGWDPNRTVELQWVPGQRDRDATTTIVQSQLAAVGVKVKLKQIQGAQIAGTYDKKSYDMTLYGGGNYAVDSWNVNVIATCDQRYPTGGNIDWFCDKKLDEQLTKANSIADTTQRKAAYDQAVLEENSQADLMWLYDPTGLWAVNKKIKGFQAAGSQDSAFWNPAGWSL encoded by the coding sequence ATGGCAAGACGGTTCAGATATGGCGCCTTCGGCGTCGCCGTTCTCGCGGCCGTGTCGGCCGCCGCGTGCACCGGACCCGCGTCCGATTCCGGCACCGGCGGCGGAGGCGGGAAGAGCGCGATCAACGTCTACCTCTACCAGGAACCCGCCGGGATCTTCAGCCCGCTGGCCCCCTCCAGCGGTCCGGACAACCAGGTCATGTCGATGCTCGACCAGAGCCTGCTGGCCGTGGATCCGGACTACAGGCTCCAGCCGCAGCTGGCCCAGAGCTTCGAGGTCTCCCCGGACGCCAAGACCTTCACCTTCCACCTCCGCCCCGGGCTGAAGTGGAGCGACGGGCAGCCGCTGACGGCTCAGGACGTGCTGTTCACCTACCGGCTGCTGGCCGACCCCAAGAGCACGAGCGCCACGGCGGGCAGTTACGCGGCCGTCGAGGGCGTGAGCGACTTCGTCAAGGGCAAGGCCAAGACGATCTCGGGCTTCAGCGCGCCGGACGACAACACCTTCGTCATCAAGGCCGCCAAGCCCGACATCGGGCTGCTCGCCCAGGTCGGCATCGCGTACGTCGCGCCCAAGCACATCCTGGGCGACGTACCGGTCGCGCAGGTGGCCAAGAACGCCTACTTCCGCGCCCCGACGGTGACATCCGGGCCGTACAAGTTCGTGGAGTACAAGACCAACCAGTACGTCCACGTGACCGCGAGCCCCACCTACCGCTCGCCGGCCAAGATCAAGGACGTCTACCTCAAGCCCATGACCTCGGACGTGGCGACCGCCCAGCTCGGCAACGGGGGCATGGACATCGCGTCGTTCTCCCCGGCGGACCTGAGCACAGTCAAGGGCTTCGGCGACATCGCCGTCCAGGAGAAGGCGGGTGCCGGGTTCGTCCGCATCGCACTCAACCAGACCAAGTCCTACTTCAAGGACGTACGGGTCCGGCAGGCGTTCCTGTACGCGGTCGACCGCAAGACGCTCGTCGACAAGGTCCTGGCCGGCAAGGCGACCGTGCAGAACTCCGACTTCTTCGGGGCGAACACGCCGCAGGGGATCAACGAGTACGGCTACGACCCGGCGAAGGCCAAGTCGCTGCTGGCGGCGGCCGGCTGGGACCCGAACCGCACGGTCGAGCTGCAGTGGGTCCCCGGCCAGCGCGACCGTGACGCGACCACGACGATCGTGCAGAGCCAGCTCGCCGCGGTCGGGGTGAAGGTGAAGCTCAAGCAGATCCAGGGGGCGCAGATCGCCGGAACCTATGACAAGAAGTCCTATGACATGACGCTGTACGGTGGCGGCAACTACGCGGTCGACTCGTGGAACGTCAACGTGATCGCCACCTGCGACCAGCGGTACCCCACGGGCGGCAACATCGACTGGTTCTGCGACAAGAAGCTGGACGAACAGCTGACCAAGGCGAACTCCATCGCCGACACCACGCAGCGCAAGGCGGCCTACGACCAGGCCGTGCTCGAGGAGAACTCCCAGGCCGACCTGATGTGGCTCTATGACCCGACGGGTCTGTGGGCGGTGAACAAGAAGATCAAGGGATTCCAGGCGGCAGGCTCACAGGACAGCGCCTTCTGGAACCCGGCCGGCTGGTCGCTGTGA
- a CDS encoding ABC transporter ATP-binding protein has protein sequence MTERSEGIDNTAPMAAPSDEGGLTMPLLSIENLVVDFATDDGLVHAVDGVSLTVRTGEIVAVVGESGSGKSVTAMSILGLIRTPPGVIRDGRIVFRGEDLRAVTGERLREIRGGDVAMIFQDPMTALNPVMTVGQQVAEALRLHDRDLGKDAARTRVVELLRKVGVPDAETRYGQYPHEFSGGMRQRAMIAMAIANDPDLLIADEPTTALDVTIQAQVLDLLRTAQQETGAATILITHDLGVVAELADRVVVMYGGRVVEEAGVRPLFARPRHPYTAGLLASVPRADLDGELMSIPGSPPDMSDPPSGCAFHPRCPMARERCRTDRPELLELSGPSGEGEVRRSACHFADELADGRALYAVGEEAR, from the coding sequence ATGACCGAGCGAAGCGAGGGCATCGACAACACAGCGCCGATGGCCGCTCCCTCCGACGAAGGAGGGCTCACGATGCCGCTTTTGTCGATCGAGAACCTCGTCGTGGACTTCGCCACCGACGACGGTCTCGTGCACGCCGTGGACGGCGTGAGCCTCACCGTCCGCACCGGTGAGATCGTCGCCGTGGTCGGTGAGTCGGGCTCGGGCAAGAGCGTGACCGCGATGTCGATCCTCGGCCTGATCCGTACGCCGCCCGGCGTCATCCGCGACGGCCGGATCGTGTTCCGCGGCGAGGACCTGCGCGCGGTCACCGGGGAGCGGCTGCGGGAGATCCGTGGCGGTGACGTCGCGATGATCTTCCAGGATCCGATGACCGCGCTGAACCCGGTCATGACGGTCGGGCAGCAGGTCGCCGAGGCGCTGCGGCTGCACGACCGCGACCTGGGCAAGGACGCCGCGCGTACCCGCGTTGTCGAGCTGCTGCGCAAGGTCGGGGTGCCGGACGCGGAGACCCGCTACGGGCAGTACCCGCACGAGTTCTCCGGCGGCATGCGGCAGCGGGCGATGATCGCGATGGCCATCGCGAACGACCCGGACCTGCTCATCGCCGACGAGCCCACCACCGCGCTGGACGTCACGATCCAGGCCCAGGTGCTCGACCTGCTGCGCACCGCGCAGCAGGAGACCGGGGCGGCGACGATCCTCATCACGCACGATCTCGGCGTCGTCGCCGAGCTGGCCGACCGCGTGGTCGTGATGTACGGCGGGCGGGTGGTGGAGGAGGCCGGCGTACGTCCCCTGTTCGCCCGGCCCCGGCATCCGTACACCGCCGGGCTCCTGGCGAGCGTGCCGCGCGCGGACCTGGACGGCGAGCTGATGTCGATCCCGGGCAGCCCACCCGACATGAGCGACCCGCCGAGCGGGTGCGCGTTCCATCCGCGCTGCCCGATGGCGCGCGAGCGGTGCCGTACGGACCGGCCCGAGCTGCTCGAGCTGTCCGGCCCGTCCGGCGAGGGCGAGGTCCGGCGTAGCGCGTGCCATTTCGCGGACGAGCTCGCCGACGGCCGGGCACTGTACGCGGTGGGGGAGGAGGCCAGGTGA
- a CDS encoding alpha-galactosidase, whose amino-acid sequence MVSRPGGIGFDAATATWILHTPDTTYALRLAEGRPAHVYWGAALTDAEATSLPVRAESGARQRGSTSFEAPFDGTEEYAWDGGVRYGVPSLQVRFADGVRGLELDHSGHEITGDSLTITLRDRHYPLEVGLRYRVRGDVIERSATLTNAGASDDIEVLRFDSAAWVLPHREDYRLSHVTGMWGAETQVRREAAAVGETVFTSRRGITGHHANPWVMVDDGSATEEHGEVWGVALAWSGTWRMTVQRTPLSRTSVTTGFGHDGVSWRLAPGERLATPVSAGMFSTGGFGGASRGWHSYVWRHVLPEPSEPRPVLFNSWEATFFDIDAGRQADLASRAAELGVELFVVDDGWFRPYKDDRAGLGDWRINAEIFPDGLQPLIEHVHGLGMAFGIWVEPEMVNPDSGLYRSRPHWVLHQPHRARSELRNQLVLNFGRDDVRSWAFAWLNRLVHGTGIEFLKWDMNRTFSEAGWPEAPDPERLWIEHTRGVHLVMDRLRAANPELRIESCSGGGGRLDLAILARTDQVWASDNTDASDRLRIQHGFTQLYPPGALEAWVTDSPNKVTGRRTPLAFRFHVAMTGVLGLGGDLSAWPVADREEAAELVALYKRIRPLVQHGRQYRLRPPCSDGLSAVQFADRDVVVFGFRETPRMGFGVPPLPLAGLPRRARYRDTRTGTVYDAGVLTHHGLTLDLPPGEYASTVVHLERLDDHPREDGVR is encoded by the coding sequence GTGGTGTCACGGCCTGGGGGAATCGGCTTCGACGCGGCCACCGCGACCTGGATCCTGCACACGCCGGACACCACCTATGCCCTCCGGCTCGCCGAGGGCCGCCCCGCGCACGTCTACTGGGGGGCGGCCCTCACCGACGCGGAGGCGACCTCACTGCCGGTCCGCGCTGAGTCCGGGGCCCGGCAGCGTGGCAGCACGAGCTTCGAGGCGCCGTTCGACGGGACGGAGGAGTACGCCTGGGACGGCGGCGTGCGTTACGGCGTGCCGTCGTTGCAGGTGCGCTTCGCCGACGGCGTCCGCGGCCTCGAACTCGACCACAGCGGTCACGAGATCACCGGTGACTCGCTCACGATCACACTGCGCGACCGGCACTACCCGCTGGAGGTGGGCCTGCGCTACCGCGTGCGCGGAGACGTCATCGAACGGTCCGCCACGCTCACCAACGCGGGTGCCTCCGACGACATCGAGGTGCTGCGCTTCGACTCCGCCGCCTGGGTGCTCCCCCACCGCGAGGACTACCGGCTCTCCCACGTCACCGGGATGTGGGGCGCGGAGACGCAGGTACGGCGGGAGGCGGCGGCCGTCGGCGAGACCGTCTTCACCAGCCGCCGCGGCATCACCGGCCATCACGCGAACCCCTGGGTCATGGTCGACGACGGCTCGGCCACCGAGGAGCACGGCGAGGTGTGGGGCGTCGCCCTCGCGTGGAGCGGCACGTGGCGCATGACCGTCCAGCGGACGCCGCTGAGCCGGACCAGCGTGACGACCGGCTTCGGCCACGACGGAGTGTCGTGGCGGCTCGCCCCCGGCGAGCGGCTGGCGACGCCGGTGAGCGCCGGGATGTTCTCGACCGGCGGGTTCGGCGGCGCGAGCCGCGGCTGGCACTCCTACGTCTGGCGGCACGTGCTGCCGGAACCCTCGGAGCCACGGCCCGTGCTGTTCAACTCCTGGGAGGCGACGTTCTTCGACATCGACGCCGGCCGGCAGGCCGACCTGGCGTCGCGGGCGGCCGAGCTCGGTGTCGAGCTGTTCGTCGTGGACGACGGCTGGTTCCGCCCGTACAAGGACGACCGGGCGGGGCTCGGCGACTGGCGGATCAACGCCGAGATCTTCCCCGACGGCCTCCAGCCGCTGATCGAGCACGTGCACGGGCTCGGCATGGCGTTCGGGATCTGGGTGGAGCCGGAGATGGTGAACCCGGACAGTGGCCTGTACCGGAGCCGCCCGCACTGGGTGCTGCACCAGCCGCACCGGGCACGCTCGGAGCTGCGCAACCAGCTCGTGCTGAACTTCGGCCGCGACGACGTGCGCTCATGGGCCTTCGCCTGGCTGAACCGGCTCGTACACGGCACCGGGATCGAGTTCCTGAAATGGGACATGAACCGTACGTTCAGCGAGGCCGGCTGGCCGGAGGCCCCCGATCCGGAGCGCCTGTGGATCGAGCACACCCGCGGCGTGCACCTGGTCATGGACCGGCTGCGCGCCGCCAATCCGGAGTTGCGCATCGAGTCGTGCAGCGGCGGCGGAGGCCGGCTCGACCTCGCCATCCTCGCGCGTACGGACCAGGTGTGGGCCTCGGACAACACCGACGCCTCGGACCGGCTGCGGATCCAGCACGGGTTCACCCAGCTCTACCCGCCGGGTGCGCTGGAGGCATGGGTGACCGACAGCCCGAACAAGGTGACCGGGCGCCGTACGCCGCTCGCGTTCCGGTTCCACGTCGCGATGACCGGCGTGCTCGGGCTCGGCGGCGACCTGAGCGCCTGGCCGGTGGCGGACCGGGAGGAGGCCGCCGAACTGGTCGCCCTCTACAAGCGGATCCGCCCGCTCGTGCAGCACGGCCGGCAGTACCGGCTCCGCCCGCCGTGCTCCGACGGGCTCAGCGCGGTGCAGTTCGCCGACCGCGACGTCGTGGTCTTCGGCTTCCGTGAGACGCCACGGATGGGCTTCGGCGTGCCGCCGCTGCCGCTGGCCGGCCTGCCCCGGCGGGCCCGGTACCGCGACACGCGGACCGGCACCGTGTACGACGCGGGCGTGTTGACCCACCACGGTCTCACCCTCGACCTGCCGCCCGGGGAGTACGCCAGCACCGTCGTTCACCTGGAGCGTCTTGACGACCACCCGCGTGAAGACGGCGTGCGGTAG
- a CDS encoding MOSC and FAD-binding oxidoreductase domain-containing protein: protein MASLLSVNVGLPKDVAWQGKTVHTGIWKEPVDGPRMVRRLNVDGDGQGDLNGHGGEQRAVLVYQIESYEHWQKHFERDDFTFGQFGENFTVDGLADDEVCVGDRYRIGEAEFEVTQPRVTCYRVGLRLGEPAMPSLLVAHHRPGFYLRVITEGRVQAGDEITRTKVGPGALSVADIDALLYLPDRDLAKLRTALNIPALSPGWQQSFRDIADAADRGDSPDLPSMGVEPGWSGFRRLRVARITPESSSVSSIYLEADDGAPLPRARPGQYLTLRVTGAGRPAPVRSYSLSSAPGADVYRVSVKRESHGLVSGYLHASLRTGAVLDVAAPRGDFVLQDGTGPVLLISAGIGVTPVLAMLHELAARQSRRPVWWIHTVRDRAQHALAGEAHDLIAALPDAREHVFYTAVGGRLTGEGLAGLGVPADATAYICGPAAFMTDIHDALAGLGLAEDRIRTELFGAMPAINPGVTGHARTPPHQPPGEPGTGPAITFARSGLTVPWSEQQPSVLDLADACDVPTRWSCRTGVCHTCTTTLLSGEVAYSPPPLEPPGPDDVLICCARPATDIVLDL, encoded by the coding sequence ATGGCGTCGCTTCTGTCGGTCAACGTCGGGCTGCCGAAGGATGTCGCGTGGCAGGGAAAGACGGTCCACACGGGCATCTGGAAGGAGCCGGTCGACGGCCCGCGGATGGTGCGCAGGCTCAATGTCGACGGCGACGGCCAGGGCGACCTGAACGGGCACGGCGGCGAGCAGCGGGCCGTGCTCGTGTACCAGATCGAGTCCTACGAGCACTGGCAGAAGCACTTCGAGCGTGACGACTTCACCTTCGGCCAGTTCGGGGAGAACTTCACGGTCGACGGTCTCGCCGACGACGAGGTGTGCGTCGGTGACCGCTACCGCATCGGCGAGGCGGAGTTCGAGGTCACGCAGCCGCGCGTCACCTGCTACCGCGTCGGCCTCCGCCTCGGTGAGCCGGCCATGCCCTCGCTGCTCGTGGCCCATCACCGCCCCGGCTTCTATCTGCGCGTCATCACCGAGGGCCGTGTCCAGGCCGGCGACGAGATCACCAGGACGAAGGTCGGCCCCGGAGCGCTGAGCGTCGCCGACATCGACGCGCTGCTCTATCTGCCCGACCGCGACCTCGCCAAGCTGCGTACCGCCCTGAACATCCCGGCGCTCAGCCCCGGCTGGCAGCAGTCCTTCCGCGACATCGCCGACGCCGCCGACCGCGGGGACAGCCCGGACCTGCCCTCGATGGGCGTCGAGCCGGGCTGGAGCGGTTTCCGCCGGCTCCGCGTCGCACGGATCACGCCGGAGAGCTCGTCGGTGTCCTCCATCTACCTGGAGGCCGACGACGGCGCCCCGCTGCCGCGGGCCCGGCCGGGCCAGTACCTGACGCTCCGCGTCACCGGCGCCGGCCGGCCCGCCCCGGTGCGCAGCTACTCCCTGTCATCGGCGCCGGGCGCGGACGTCTACCGGGTCAGCGTGAAACGCGAGTCGCACGGCCTGGTGAGTGGCTACCTCCACGCCTCGCTGCGTACGGGGGCGGTCCTCGACGTGGCGGCCCCGCGCGGAGACTTCGTGCTCCAGGACGGCACCGGCCCGGTGCTGCTGATCTCGGCGGGAATCGGCGTGACACCGGTGCTGGCCATGCTGCACGAGCTGGCCGCCCGGCAGAGCCGGCGGCCGGTGTGGTGGATCCACACCGTTCGCGACCGTGCCCAGCACGCCCTCGCCGGCGAGGCACACGACCTGATCGCCGCGCTCCCGGACGCACGGGAGCACGTCTTCTACACGGCGGTCGGTGGCCGACTGACCGGGGAAGGGCTCGCCGGACTCGGCGTCCCCGCAGACGCGACCGCCTACATCTGCGGACCCGCCGCGTTCATGACCGACATCCACGACGCACTGGCCGGGCTCGGCCTCGCCGAGGACCGCATCCGCACCGAGCTGTTCGGCGCGATGCCCGCCATCAACCCCGGCGTGACCGGCCACGCACGTACACCGCCGCACCAGCCGCCCGGTGAGCCGGGCACCGGACCGGCGATCACCTTCGCCCGCAGCGGCCTGACGGTGCCCTGGTCCGAACAGCAGCCGTCCGTCCTCGACCTGGCCGACGCGTGCGACGTCCCGACACGCTGGTCATGCCGCACGGGCGTCTGCCACACGTGTACGACGACGCTCCTCTCGGGCGAGGTGGCCTACTCACCGCCACCACTCGAACCGCCCGGCCCGGATGACGTCCTGATCTGCTGCGCTCGCCCCGCCACCGACATCGTCCTCGACCTCTAA
- the opp4C gene encoding oligopeptide ABC transporter permease, with amino-acid sequence MSAVELDTSAPATARRSPGRRALRRFLRHRMAVISAVVLVLIVLAAVFARQISGHDPDTIDLFSTRAAPSGDHWLGTDATGRDVLARLLFAGRVSLGVGVAAALLAVIIGTVVGSLAGLLGGWVDQSAMRLVDVFMSFPSLVVMVVIAGIIGPSVTAMVIAIGLFQWPQCGRIVRGVTLSVREQEYVQAARAAGARSFWLMRRHIIPAALPPVSVVATIAVAQAIGLEATMSFLGIGVQPPAASWGNMLTDAQSLTVIRSMPWLWLPPGLAVAITVLAVNFIGDGLRDAVDPRRA; translated from the coding sequence ATGAGCGCGGTCGAACTGGACACCTCGGCACCCGCCACGGCCCGCCGGTCACCGGGCCGCCGCGCGCTGCGCCGGTTCCTGCGCCACCGGATGGCCGTGATCAGTGCCGTCGTGCTCGTGCTGATCGTGCTGGCCGCGGTGTTCGCCCGCCAGATCTCCGGCCACGACCCGGACACCATCGACCTGTTCTCCACCCGCGCCGCGCCGTCGGGCGACCACTGGCTCGGCACCGACGCGACCGGACGGGACGTGCTCGCCCGCCTGCTGTTCGCCGGGCGCGTGTCCCTCGGCGTCGGCGTGGCCGCCGCGCTGCTCGCGGTGATCATCGGCACGGTGGTCGGGAGTCTGGCCGGCCTGCTCGGCGGCTGGGTCGACCAGTCCGCGATGCGGCTCGTGGACGTCTTCATGTCCTTTCCCTCGCTCGTCGTGATGGTGGTGATCGCGGGGATCATCGGGCCGAGCGTCACCGCGATGGTCATCGCCATCGGGCTGTTCCAGTGGCCCCAGTGCGGGCGGATCGTCCGCGGGGTCACGCTGTCGGTACGCGAACAGGAGTACGTCCAGGCGGCGCGCGCGGCCGGCGCGCGCTCGTTCTGGCTGATGCGCCGGCACATCATCCCGGCGGCGCTGCCGCCGGTGAGCGTCGTGGCCACGATCGCCGTGGCCCAGGCGATCGGCCTGGAGGCCACGATGTCCTTCCTCGGCATCGGCGTGCAGCCACCGGCGGCCAGCTGGGGCAACATGCTCACCGATGCGCAGAGCCTCACCGTGATCCGGTCGATGCCCTGGCTGTGGCTGCCGCCCGGCCTGGCGGTCGCCATCACGGTCCTGGCGGTCAACTTCATCGGCGACGGCCTGCGCGACGCGGTCGACCCCCGGCGAGCCTGA
- a CDS encoding ABC transporter permease — MGAYITRRLLINILVFLLITIVIFWLVHKAPGDPIAMMIPADQLNSGSAAFVAAKRHELGLDQPLIVQYWHWLVNALHGDFGYSLVNGRSVTSLLGERLGPTLELMTTGLVLSLLIAFPLGIVAALRRNTRVDYAATVVSLGSVSIPAFFIALIAIYVFTVKFPILPSSGISDPNSPGLGDSLQHLVLPALILGFGNSGAYMRYVRSSMISELGADYVRTAEAKGAPRRRVVIRHTLRNSLIPVLTYVAANLPQQLAGAVVIEQVFAWPGMGQLALSSVGRHDYSVIIGFALIISVLVLISSLLADILYTLVDPRVRLG; from the coding sequence ATGGGTGCCTACATCACGCGCCGCCTGCTGATCAACATCCTGGTCTTCCTTCTCATCACCATCGTGATCTTCTGGCTCGTGCACAAGGCGCCCGGTGACCCGATCGCCATGATGATCCCGGCGGACCAGCTCAACTCCGGCAGCGCGGCGTTCGTCGCGGCCAAACGCCACGAACTGGGCCTGGACCAGCCGCTGATCGTGCAGTACTGGCACTGGCTGGTGAACGCCCTCCACGGCGACTTCGGTTACTCGCTCGTCAACGGGCGATCGGTCACCTCCCTGCTGGGCGAGCGCCTCGGCCCCACGCTCGAGCTGATGACCACGGGCCTGGTGCTGTCCCTGCTGATCGCGTTCCCGCTCGGGATCGTGGCCGCACTGCGCCGCAACACCCGCGTCGACTACGCGGCGACCGTGGTCAGCCTGGGGTCGGTGTCGATCCCCGCGTTCTTCATCGCGCTGATCGCCATCTACGTGTTCACCGTGAAGTTCCCGATCCTGCCGTCGTCGGGGATCTCCGATCCGAACTCCCCGGGCCTGGGGGACTCCCTTCAGCACCTGGTCCTGCCGGCGCTCATCCTGGGGTTCGGCAACTCCGGCGCGTACATGCGCTATGTCCGCAGCAGCATGATCAGCGAGCTCGGCGCCGACTACGTGCGCACCGCCGAGGCCAAGGGCGCGCCCCGGCGCCGTGTCGTCATCCGGCACACGCTGCGCAACTCCCTGATCCCCGTGCTCACCTACGTCGCCGCGAACCTTCCCCAGCAGCTCGCCGGGGCGGTCGTCATCGAGCAGGTCTTCGCCTGGCCGGGCATGGGACAGCTCGCCCTGAGCTCGGTGGGCCGGCACGACTACTCGGTCATCATCGGGTTCGCGCTGATCATCTCGGTGCTGGTGCTGATCTCCAGCCTGCTCGCCGACATCCTGTACACACTGGTCGATCCGAGGGTGAGGCTGGGATGA
- a CDS encoding ABC transporter ATP-binding protein — MNTATETARTGGREDAPELLRVEDLRKYFPIRRGVLRRHDGDIRAVDGVSFALNAGETLSIVGESGCGKSTTGRMIVRLLEPTGGRILYRGEDLVAARGSRLRELRAEIQIMFQDPYSSLSPRMTVHDIVAEPLRVHGRYRDGGPARVRELLDLVGLSAAYENRYAHEFSGGQRQRVGLARALALDPKLLVLDEPVSALDVSIRAQVVNQMRRLQRTLGLAYVFISHDLSIVAHISHRIAVMYLGTIVEIGTRDQIFTAPRHPYTRALLSAVPVPDPALRGERERITLTGDVPDPSDPPSGCRFRTRCWKARDICATETPALVGSAGDGPASACHFPENDVVVGP; from the coding sequence GTGAACACGGCGACGGAGACGGCACGGACCGGCGGGCGCGAGGACGCCCCGGAGCTGCTGCGCGTGGAGGACCTGCGCAAGTACTTCCCGATCCGGCGTGGTGTGCTGCGCCGGCACGACGGCGACATCCGCGCCGTCGACGGCGTGAGCTTCGCGCTGAACGCGGGCGAGACGCTGAGCATCGTGGGGGAGTCCGGCTGCGGCAAGTCGACCACGGGCCGGATGATCGTACGGCTACTCGAACCGACCGGCGGCCGGATCCTGTACCGGGGCGAGGACCTGGTCGCGGCGCGCGGGAGCCGGCTGCGCGAGCTGCGCGCCGAGATCCAGATCATGTTCCAGGACCCGTACTCCTCGCTGTCGCCGCGGATGACCGTGCACGACATCGTCGCCGAGCCGCTGCGGGTGCACGGCCGCTACCGCGACGGTGGCCCGGCACGCGTACGCGAGCTGCTCGACCTGGTCGGCCTCTCGGCGGCCTACGAGAACCGCTACGCCCACGAGTTCTCCGGCGGGCAGCGCCAGCGCGTCGGGCTGGCACGCGCGCTCGCCCTGGACCCCAAGCTGCTCGTGCTGGACGAGCCGGTCAGCGCGCTGGACGTGTCGATCCGCGCGCAGGTGGTCAACCAGATGCGCCGTCTGCAGCGGACCCTGGGACTGGCGTACGTCTTCATCTCCCACGACCTGTCGATCGTGGCTCACATCTCGCACCGGATCGCGGTGATGTATCTCGGCACGATCGTCGAGATCGGCACCCGGGACCAGATCTTCACCGCGCCCCGCCACCCGTACACGCGTGCCCTGCTGTCCGCGGTCCCGGTGCCGGACCCCGCGCTGCGCGGCGAACGCGAGCGGATCACTCTGACCGGAGACGTGCCCGACCCGAGCGACCCGCCGTCGGGGTGCCGGTTCCGTACCCGATGCTGGAAGGCACGCGACATCTGTGCCACCGAAACGCCCGCGCTGGTCGGCTCCGCGGGCGATGGCCCCGCGAGCGCGTGCCATTTTCCGGAGAATGACGTCGTGGTGGGCCCGTGA